The Mycolicibacterium duvalii DNA window CCAGGGAGTCCCCTGATGTGCCGATGATCTCGATGAAGGCGGTCAACAAGCACTTCGGCGATCTCCACGTCCTCCGCGACATCAACCTCGAGGTCGGCAAGGGCCAAGTCGTTGTCGTTCTGGGGCCGTCCGGGTCAGGCAAGTCCACCTTGTGCCGCACCATCAACCGGTTGGAGCCCATCGATTCGGGCACCATCACCATCGACGGCGAGGTGCTGCCGGAAGAGGGCCGCCGGCTGGCGCAGCTGCGGTCCGACGTCGGGATGGTCTTCCAGTCGTTCAACTTGTTCGCCCACAAGACGATCGTGGACAACGTCACGCTGGCACCGATGAAGGTGCGCAAGCTGTCGAAGGCGGCGGCCCGCGAGAAGGCGATGGCCCTGCTCGACCGCGTCGGCGTGGCCAATCAGGCCGACAAGTACCCCGCTCAGCTCTCCGGCGGGCAGCAGCAGCGCGTCGCCATCGCCCGGTCGCTGGCGATGAACCCCAAGGTGATGCTGTTCGATGAACCGACCAGCGCGCTGGACCCCGAGATGATCAACGAGGTATTGGCGGTGATGGCGTCGCTGGCCGGTGAGGGCATGACGATGGTGGTGGTCACCCACGAGATGGGATTCGCCCGTCGCGCCGCCAACCGGGTGGTGTTCATGTCCGACGGGGCGATCGTCGAGGACGCCCCGCCCGTCGAGTTCTTCGACAACCCGCGATCCGACCGAGCCAAGGAATTCCTGGGCAAGATTCTTCACCACTGATCCGACCATCCGCAGAGCCTCTGAAAGGAAACCACCGTCATGTTCTCGACCTCGCTGTCCAAGCGTGTCCTCGGCGCTGTCGCCTTGGCCGCCGCACTCCCTCTCGCCGCCACCGCGTGCGGCGGTGGCGGTGGCGGTGGCGGTGACGGCATCGTCATCGGCACCAAGTTCGACCAGCCCGGTCTGGGCATGCGCAATCCCGACGGCACGATGAGCGGATTCGACGTCGACGTCGCGACCTATGTCGCCGGTGAACTCGGCTACACACCGGAGCAGATCGAGTGGAAGGAAGCTCCGTCGGCACAGCGCGAGACGCTGATCCAGAACGGGCAGGTGGAGTTCATCGCCGCGACGTATTCGATCACCGACTCCCGTAAGGAGAAGGTGGACTTCGCCGGCCCCTACCTGATCACCGGGCAGAGTCTGCTGGTGCGCTCGGACAGCAATGACATCAACGGCCCCGCCGACCTGCAGAACAACAAGATCCTGTGCTCGGTGTCGGGTTCGACCCCGGCGCAGAAGATCAAGGACGAGTACGACGCGGTGCAGCTGCAGCAGTACGACACCTATTCGGCGTGCATCGAAGCCCTCAAGAACGGGGCCGTCGATGCCGTCACCACCGACGAGGTCATTCTCGCCGGGTACGCCGCGCAAGACCCCGGCGCCTTCAAGATCGTCGGCGAGCAGTTCTCCGAAGAGCGCTACGGAATCGGCCTGGAGAAGGGCAACAGCGAACTGCGCAGCCAGATCAACGACGCGCTGCTCAAGATGCAGGAGAGCGGTGCGTGGAAAGAGGCCTTCGACAAGAACCTCGGCCCGGCCGGCATCACCGCGCCCAGCCCGCCGCCGCTGGACAACTAGACAGGTAGACAGGCGCGCCCCGTGGAGATTTTCAGCGAGTATCGGGACCAGATCTTCGAGGCGTTCTGGACGACGATTCAGCTGACGGTGTTCTCCGGCGTCGGTGCGCTGATCCTGGGCACGGTGCTGGCGGCGATGCGGCTCTCACCGGTGCCGATGATGAACTGGCTGGGCACCAGCTACGTCAACGTCGTGCGCAACACCCCGTTGACGCTGATCATCATCTTCTGCTCGTTGGGGTTGTCCCAGACGCTGGGCATCACGCTGGCGGGCCGGCAGTCCCCGACGTTCATCGAGGACAGCAACTTTCGTCTGGCCGCCCTCGGTTTGACCGTCTATACCGCGGCTTTCGTGTGCGAGACCGTGCGCTCGGGAGTCAACACGGTGCCGCTGGGTCAGGCCGAGGCGGCCCGGTCGCTGGGGTTGACCTTCTCGCAGAACCTGCGAATCGTGCTGCTGCCGCAGGCCTTTCGCGCGGTGATCATTCCGCTGGGTTCGGTGCTGATCGCACTGACGAAGAACACCACCATCGCCTCGGCGATCGGTGTCTTCGAGGCGGCGTTGCTGATGAAGGAGATGATCGAGGACACCGCGGCGGTGATGGTCGTCGGCGGCATCTTCGCCCTCGGGTTCGTCATCCTCACCCTGCCGACAGGGTTGTTCTTCGGCTGGCTGGGCAAGAGATTGGCGGTGGTGCGGTAGTGAGCGCCGGATCCTCGGTTCTGTTCGACGCCCCGGGTCCCCGCGCGCGGGTCCGCAACCGGCTTATCTCGGCGGCCACGGTGGTCGTGGTCCTGCTGGCGGCCTGGGTGGTGATCGGCAAACTGCAGGAACGCGGACAACTCACCGCGGCCAAGTGGGAGCCGTTCCTGACGTCGAATCTGTGGACCACCTACGTACTTCCGGGCGTGAAGGGCACGCTGACCGCGGCCGCGGTGTCGATCGTGCTGGCGCTGATCCTCGGGTTCGTCCTCGGGGTGGGGCGCTTGTCGGCGCACACCGCCATCAGGTGGCCGTGTGGGGTGATCGTCGAGTTCTTCCGCGCCGTGCCGGTGCTGATCATGATGATCTTCGCCTACTTCCTCTACGCGTTCTACGCGGTGTTCCCGTCCGGGCAGTTGGCACTTGCCGGCGTGATCACCGGCTTGACGCTGTACAACGGCGCGGTGATCGCCGAGATCGTGCGCGCCGGCGTGAAGGCCCTGCCCCGCGGCCAGACCGAGGCCGCCTCGGCGCTGGGCCTGACCTGGGGACAGACGATGCGCGCGATCCTGTTGCCGCAGGCGGTCACCTCGATGCTGCCGGTGTTGATCTCACAGCTGGTCGTGGTGCTCAAGGACACCGCAATCGGCTACCAGATCACCTTTGTGGAGATGGTGCGTCAGGGCACTGCGGTCGGCTCGGCCTATGGCAACTACATCCCGGCACTGATGGTCATCGCGCTCCTGATGATCAGCCTGAACTTCACCTTGTCGTGGTTTGCCACCTGGCTCGAACGCCGGCTCCGGCAGTCCCGCAAGGGTCGGGAGGACCCCACGGCCGAAGCGGCGATGGAAGCCGCCGGGGACCAGAGCAGAGGCACCTGATCGACATGGTCGACGCAGACCGATGACGGAGTCGACACTGGCCTTCGAGCTGCTGTCGGAGTCCGCGCTGCGCAGCATGGTGGATCTGATGGTCCGGCTCATCGAGGGCTGCGGCGCGGTCGTCATCATGGTGGGCGCGGTCGTGGCCACCGTCAAATTCGCCGTGGCGTTGGTACGGCGCGACATCGCGGCGTTCTCCTCGGTGCGGCTGACGCTGGCCCGGTTCCTGGTGCTGGGGCTGGAATTCCAGTTGGCCGCCGACGTGCTGCGCACGGCGATCTCGCCGTCCTTCGAGGAGATCGGCAAGCTCGCGGCGATCGCCGCGATCCGGACGCTGCTGAACTACTTCCTCAACCGGGAGATCGCTCAGGAGCAGCGCGAGATCGAAGCCGCGCGGAGGTCGCGGGCGCCGTGAGCCCGGTCGACGCCGCAGCCTGGTGCCTGGTGATGGCCGGCATCCTGCTGGCCCTGGCAGCATGGGCGACGTTCCTGCGGCCGACTCTGGCACTGCGCGTGATGCTCGACTTCTTCACCGCGGCAGGTCTGCTGCACCTCACCGCCGATCTGTCGTGGGCGGCGCTGCTCGGTGTGGCCGCTCTGATCGGGCTGCGGCATCTGCTGGCCGGCCGTCTCACCGCCGATATGACGGCGGCCTCGCGGGCCACCGGGACGTCCGGCTAGGTCCCCCGTCAGACCCGGCGTCGCTCCCTTTCGTTCGCCAACTCCGACGTCACTACGTCCACAGCGAGCGACTGGCTGTAGCCGCGTCGGGCCAGCATCCCGACCAGCCGGCGTGTGACCTTGTTCTGAGCATCACGGTCCTGCGGATCGCCGAGTTTCTCGCGCCGCAATTTGTCGCGGACCAGCTGCTCGGCACGGACCCGTTCGGCGCCGGCATCGATGTCGGCCAGTGCCGCGTCGATGACCTCGCCGTCGACGCCTTTGTTGCGCAGTTCGGCAGCCAGCGCGCGCTTACCCTTTCCGGCATTGGCGCGCCGGGACCGGACCCACTGCTCGGCGAAGTCCTCGTCGTCGATCAGCCCGACGTCGGTCAGCCGGTCCAAAACCGGTGTGCTGATGTCGTCGGGATAGCCGCGTTTGGCCAGCTGCGCTTCCAATTCGGCTCTCGTGCGCGCCCGGGCGGTGAGCAGGCGCAGACACACGGCCCGCGCCTGCTCGGCTCGCCGGACGGGGTCGTCCGGCGAGCCCGTGCCACTAGAAGTCGACGGGAGCGGGAAGGACGTCATCGTTGTCCGTCACGACGGCACCGATACCGAGCTTTTCTTTGATCTTCTTCTCGATCTCGTTGGCCACGTCGACGTTCTCGAGCAGGAAGTTGCGGGCGTTCTCCTTGCCCTGCCCCAACTGCTCCCCTTCGTAGGTGAACCACGAGCCGGACTTGCGGATGAAGCCGTGCTCGACACCCATGTCGATGAGGGATCCTTCCCGGCTGATGCCCCGGCCGTAGAGGATGTCGAACTCGGCCTGCTTGAACGGCGGCGACACCTTGTTCTTGACGATCTTGACGCGGGTGCGGTTGCCGACGGCGTCGGTGCCGTCCTTGAGGGTCTCGATCCGGCGTACGTCCATGCGCACCGAGGCATAGAACTTCAATGCCTTTCCACCGGTGGTCGTTTCGGGCGAGCCGAACATCACTCCGATTTTTTCGCGCAGCTGGTTGATGAAGATCGCCGTGGTGCCCGAGTTGCTCAGCGCGCCGGTCATCTTGCGCAGCGCCTGGCTCATCAGGCGGGCCTGCAGGCCGACGTGGCTGTCGCCCATCTCGCCTTCGATCTCGGCGCGCGGCACGAGTGCGGCCACCGAATCGATGACCAGGATGTCGAGCGCGCCGGAGCGGATCAGCATGTCGGCGATCTCGAGCGCCTGCTCACCGGTGTCGGGTTGGGAGACCAGCAGCGCGTCGGTGTCGACACCCAACTTCTTGGCGTACTCCGGGTCCAGCGCGTGCTCGGCGTCGATGAACGCCGCGATGCCGCCCGCGGCCTGGGCGTTGGCGACCGCGTGCAGCGCGACGGTGGTCTTACCCGACGACTCCGGGCCGTAGATCTCGATGACGCGGCCGCGCGGCAGCCCGCCGATACCGAGAGCGACGTCGAGGGCGATCGAACCGGTGGGGATGACCGAGATCGGCTGGCGCACCTCTTCGCCGAGCCGCATCACCGAGCCCTTGCCGAAGTTCTTGTCGATCTGCGCGAGCGCCAGCTCGAGGGCCTTCTCGCGATCAGGGGCCTGTGGTGCCATGGTGATACCTCTTCCGGTAGTCGTTGTTGACCGGTTCTCGGTCGGTTGGCCGCGACGCTAGATCAGGGCTACGACAAGTTCGGGCTGACAAGTCAATGGGTCGAACTCCACCCACAGTAGACGAACAGGTGTTCGATACAAGTGGACACGCCGACGGACTACCTTTTCCCGCATGACCCGGCAAGACCTCCGCATCCCCGCCCACGGGGAGCAGATCGCCGCCTATCTGTACCGCCCGCAGGTCAGCGGCGGTGACGTGCCATGCGTGGTGATGGCGCACGGCTTCACCGGCACCCGCGACGACGGGCTGGCCGAGTACGCCGAGGCATTCTGCGAGGCCGGCTGCGCCGTCGTGCTGTTCGACTACCGGTGCTTCGGCGCGTCATCCGGCGAGCCGCGCCAACTGCTCGACATCGCCGAGCAGCACCGCGACTATCACGCGGTGATCGCGTGGGCCCGCCGGCTCGACGGCATCGACCCGGACCGGATCGTGGTGTGGGGTTCGTCGTTCAGCGGCGGGCACGTGCTCGCCGTGGCGGCCCAGGATCCGCGGATCGCGGCGGTCATCGCCCAGGCGCCGTTCACCGACGCCGTCGCCAGCCTGCGCGAGGTACCGCTGCGAACCGTCCCGCGCATCCTCGCCGCGGCCGTGCGCGACCAGGCCGGCGCCTGGCGCGGCCGGCCGCCCCGCACCGTGGCCGCCGTCGGCGCACCCGGCACCGTCGCCGCCATGACCTCCCCCGACGCCAAGGTCGGATTCGAAGCGATTCTTGGGCCGAATTCCCTGTGGCGCAATGAGTTCGCCGCCCGCCTGATGCTCCGGTTCCCGTTCTACCGCCCCGGACGCAAAACCGCGAAACTCCACATGCCGGTGTTGCTGTGCGTCTGCGACGAGGACGTCGTCACCCCGCCGGGCCCCTCGGTGACGGCGGTCCACCGGGCGCCGCACGGCCAACTGCGCCGCTACCCGTACGGTCATTTCGACATCTACCACGACCCCCGCGCCAAGGCCGACCAGGTCGCATTCCTGCGCCGTGTGCTCGGTCCGCAGCTCGCGGACGGCCCGTCGTGACCCGGTCAGAGGCCGCAGATCCCCCACCGGCAGGCAGGCGCCGGGTGGGCGTCGGCCGCCGGCTGCGGTGCCACCGGAGCCGGCGGCATCCCGCCCGTCCCGGGCGTCTGGGCCTCGCCGACCGGTGAACTCTGCGTCGCGGTGCCGGTCCCGGGCGCCTGGATGACCGGGCTTTGCGCCGGCGGACCGGTCAGCGGAGGCGCCGTGCACTTCTCGGCGGCCGCGCTCCACTCCCCGCCCGATTCCGCGCAGCAGACCAAGCTGTCGGCGAGATGTTCCGCGGGGGACGCTTTGCCGCGCGAAAGCAGCTCGTCCGCCACCCGCTGACAGGAGTCGTACTTCCCGATGTCCCACAGCGCATTCGCGATCGCCGGCTGCGCGAGCCCGCCCAGTATCACAGCGATTGCCGCCGCACCGAACACGGTGTGCCGGGCGCGTCCACGTCGCCGGGGCGTCGTCGACTCAGGAACGGTCATGCCGTGTCCCGGGCTCGGATTTGACGGCCGTGATGATCAGGTATTCCCACGCCATCACCGACGGCCGGGTCAGGAACCGGTCGCCGAGCTCGGCGAGTGCGGTGTCCAGCGCGGCGACCCGGTCCGGGTCGCCGGCGATGGCGCGGTAGGCCGAGATCGTCGGCCCGTAGGTGCTCTTGAAGTAGTCGCGGAAGGCGGCGCCGCTGCGGAACCGGTCGACATCCAGCGTTCCCCGGCGGGCGGCGAAGCCGTGCACCCGGCCGGCGAACAGCTCACGGACATGGTCCTCCCGTCCCCACAGCGGCGGTGGCTGCACGCCCGGTGGCGGCTGGGCAACGAACGGCTTCATGGCCGCGAACATCTGCCCGACCAGCCCTTCCGGCGTCCAGCTGAGGAGTCCGACGCGGCCGCCCGGTCGGCAGACCCGCAGGAGTTCGTCGGCCGCCGCCTGGTGGTGCGGCGCGAACATCACGCCGATGGCGGAGGTTACGACGTCGAACTCGTTGTCCGCGAACGGCAGTTCTTCGGCGTTGGCTTGTCGCCAGTCCAGGACCACGCCCCGGTCGGCGGCGATCCGCTGACCGGCCGCCAGCAGTTCGGGTGTCAGGTCGCTGGCCACGACGGACGCTCCGGTCTGCGCCGCCGGGATGGCCACGTTGCCGGTTCCGGCGGCGACGTCGAGGACCCGATCGCCGGGTCCGATACCGGTCGCCTCCACCAGGAGGGGTCCCAGCGGTGCGACGAGGTCGGCGGCGATCGCCGGATAGTCACCCGATGCCCACACCGCGCGGTGCTTGGCGGCCAGCGTGGTGTCGATGGTGGCGGTGTCACTGCTCATGTCGTTCTCCTTTGCGGTGCGCTGCAAGACACGGTCCTCCGCGCCGGGCGCTGCCATCCAGTCACAGATGTGTACCGCCGGCAGTTCTGCATGTGTACTGGTCAAATCGGCTGCTCAGCGGTGTAATAGGACTCGGGAAGGAGCGCCGCGGTGTCCTCGTATCAGCAGTTCTGTCCGGTGGCCAAGGCCATGGAGTTGCTCGACGAACGCTGGACTATGCTGGTGGTGCGCGAACTCCTCCTGGGCAGTAGACATTTCAACGATCTTCGCCGCGGGGTACCGAAGATGTCGCCTGCCTTGCTGTCGAAGCGGCTGCAGACGCTGACGCGTGCCGGCGTCGTCGAGCGCAGGGACGTCGGCGGCCGGAGCTCCTACTCGCTGACCGAGTGCGGCCGTGAGCTCGCCGATGTGGTGGATGCACTGGGCGCGTGGGGCGTCCGCTGGATCGGCGAACTCGGTGACCGCGACCTCGATCCGCACCTGCTGCTGTGGGACATGCGCCGCACCGTGCCGGTCGACGAGTGGCCCCGGGCGCGCACGGTCCTGAATTTCAGATTGACCGGAACGCCCCCGAAGGCATCGTCGTGGTGGCTCGTCGTCGCCGACGGGCAGGCCGATGTCTGCGACTTCGACCCGGGGTTCGACACCACGGCCACCGTCGCGACGAGCTTGCGCACGCTGACCGAGATCTGGCGCGGCGACGTGTCCTGGTCCGAGGCCTTGCGCGAGGGGGCCGTGACGATCAACGCGCCGACCGAGGTGCGGCGGGCGTTGCCGACGTGGATCGGTCAATCGACGCTGGCGGCCGTACCGCGACCCGCGTGACCGTCCTCACCACTGCGCACGCGGGACGTCGAAGTCCGCGCACAGCGCCCGCCAGACCTGCCGGGGTTCGACTCCGTCCTCGATCGCCTGCGCCGCCGTCCGCCCGCCGAGGTCGGTGAGCACGTGGTCGACCAGTATCGACGACGCCCGCATAGCGCCGAACTGCCCCTCCACCAGTTCGTGGAATTCCGTCAGCCGCACAGCCCCGAAACTACGCTGTGCCGCGCAGGGCGTCATGGCACACCCGTACCGGATCAGCGACCTCGGCCACCGTCGCGCCGGCCCGGCGCGCGGCGGCCCGATAGCGCGGCGATCCCAGCACCTTGCGCGCGGCACCGGCCAGCGCATCGGCGCTCAAGGGCCTGACGAGTTCAGCACTTCCTTGCCGCACAACACGATTGGCGATCTCCCACTGGTCGCCGCCGCCGGGCACCACCACCATCGGCACCCCGGCAAGCAGCGCCTTGGCCACCGTGCCGTGACCACCGCCACAGATCAGCAGGTCCGCCACCGCCAGCAGTTCGTCCTGCCGGCCCAGACCGACCACCGCCCATGACGGCACCTCGCCGTCCAGCCCGTCCAGCTGCGAGACCACCACCCGCGACCCGGCCGGCAACACCCGACCCGGCACCAGCGTCCGCAACGCCAACTCGGCGAGCCCGCCGGCCCCGGTGGTGGCCGTCGACGGCGCCACCACCACCACCGGTCCCTCACCGGCCGGCAGCTCGAGCACCGAGGTGGTCGGCTCGAAGTGCAGCGGACCGACCACCACCGCCTCGGCGGGCCAGTCCGGGCGCGGCACCTCCAGCGCCGGCAACGTCGCGATCAGGCGGCGCAGCGGCCCTGGGTCATGGGCCGGCAGCCCGATCTGCACGCGCGCCTCGGCGCGCTGGCGCAGTCCTTTGCGCCATGAGCGGGCGCTGAGCGTCCGCAGCACCGCGTCGCGTAACCGGCCCCGCACTCCCCTGCCCGGCGCCAGCCCACTGCCGATCGGCGGCAACCCTTTCGACGGCCGGTACAGCGGATGGGTGTTCAACTCGACCCAGGGCACTCCGAGCAGGTCAGCGGTCAGTCCCCCGCACACCGTGATCGAGTC harbors:
- a CDS encoding amino acid ABC transporter ATP-binding protein, whose protein sequence is MISMKAVNKHFGDLHVLRDINLEVGKGQVVVVLGPSGSGKSTLCRTINRLEPIDSGTITIDGEVLPEEGRRLAQLRSDVGMVFQSFNLFAHKTIVDNVTLAPMKVRKLSKAAAREKAMALLDRVGVANQADKYPAQLSGGQQQRVAIARSLAMNPKVMLFDEPTSALDPEMINEVLAVMASLAGEGMTMVVVTHEMGFARRAANRVVFMSDGAIVEDAPPVEFFDNPRSDRAKEFLGKILHH
- a CDS encoding glutamate ABC transporter substrate-binding protein; translation: MFSTSLSKRVLGAVALAAALPLAATACGGGGGGGGDGIVIGTKFDQPGLGMRNPDGTMSGFDVDVATYVAGELGYTPEQIEWKEAPSAQRETLIQNGQVEFIAATYSITDSRKEKVDFAGPYLITGQSLLVRSDSNDINGPADLQNNKILCSVSGSTPAQKIKDEYDAVQLQQYDTYSACIEALKNGAVDAVTTDEVILAGYAAQDPGAFKIVGEQFSEERYGIGLEKGNSELRSQINDALLKMQESGAWKEAFDKNLGPAGITAPSPPPLDN
- a CDS encoding amino acid ABC transporter permease, whose protein sequence is MEIFSEYRDQIFEAFWTTIQLTVFSGVGALILGTVLAAMRLSPVPMMNWLGTSYVNVVRNTPLTLIIIFCSLGLSQTLGITLAGRQSPTFIEDSNFRLAALGLTVYTAAFVCETVRSGVNTVPLGQAEAARSLGLTFSQNLRIVLLPQAFRAVIIPLGSVLIALTKNTTIASAIGVFEAALLMKEMIEDTAAVMVVGGIFALGFVILTLPTGLFFGWLGKRLAVVR
- a CDS encoding amino acid ABC transporter permease encodes the protein MSAGSSVLFDAPGPRARVRNRLISAATVVVVLLAAWVVIGKLQERGQLTAAKWEPFLTSNLWTTYVLPGVKGTLTAAAVSIVLALILGFVLGVGRLSAHTAIRWPCGVIVEFFRAVPVLIMMIFAYFLYAFYAVFPSGQLALAGVITGLTLYNGAVIAEIVRAGVKALPRGQTEAASALGLTWGQTMRAILLPQAVTSMLPVLISQLVVVLKDTAIGYQITFVEMVRQGTAVGSAYGNYIPALMVIALLMISLNFTLSWFATWLERRLRQSRKGREDPTAEAAMEAAGDQSRGT
- a CDS encoding DUF1622 domain-containing protein, with translation MTESTLAFELLSESALRSMVDLMVRLIEGCGAVVIMVGAVVATVKFAVALVRRDIAAFSSVRLTLARFLVLGLEFQLAADVLRTAISPSFEEIGKLAAIAAIRTLLNYFLNREIAQEQREIEAARRSRAP
- the recX gene encoding recombination regulator RecX, with the protein product MTSFPLPSTSSGTGSPDDPVRRAEQARAVCLRLLTARARTRAELEAQLAKRGYPDDISTPVLDRLTDVGLIDDEDFAEQWVRSRRANAGKGKRALAAELRNKGVDGEVIDAALADIDAGAERVRAEQLVRDKLRREKLGDPQDRDAQNKVTRRLVGMLARRGYSQSLAVDVVTSELANERERRRV
- the recA gene encoding recombinase RecA; translation: MAPQAPDREKALELALAQIDKNFGKGSVMRLGEEVRQPISVIPTGSIALDVALGIGGLPRGRVIEIYGPESSGKTTVALHAVANAQAAGGIAAFIDAEHALDPEYAKKLGVDTDALLVSQPDTGEQALEIADMLIRSGALDILVIDSVAALVPRAEIEGEMGDSHVGLQARLMSQALRKMTGALSNSGTTAIFINQLREKIGVMFGSPETTTGGKALKFYASVRMDVRRIETLKDGTDAVGNRTRVKIVKNKVSPPFKQAEFDILYGRGISREGSLIDMGVEHGFIRKSGSWFTYEGEQLGQGKENARNFLLENVDVANEIEKKIKEKLGIGAVVTDNDDVLPAPVDF
- a CDS encoding alpha/beta hydrolase, encoding MTRQDLRIPAHGEQIAAYLYRPQVSGGDVPCVVMAHGFTGTRDDGLAEYAEAFCEAGCAVVLFDYRCFGASSGEPRQLLDIAEQHRDYHAVIAWARRLDGIDPDRIVVWGSSFSGGHVLAVAAQDPRIAAVIAQAPFTDAVASLREVPLRTVPRILAAAVRDQAGAWRGRPPRTVAAVGAPGTVAAMTSPDAKVGFEAILGPNSLWRNEFAARLMLRFPFYRPGRKTAKLHMPVLLCVCDEDVVTPPGPSVTAVHRAPHGQLRRYPYGHFDIYHDPRAKADQVAFLRRVLGPQLADGPS
- a CDS encoding class I SAM-dependent methyltransferase, with the protein product MSSDTATIDTTLAAKHRAVWASGDYPAIAADLVAPLGPLLVEATGIGPGDRVLDVAAGTGNVAIPAAQTGASVVASDLTPELLAAGQRIAADRGVVLDWRQANAEELPFADNEFDVVTSAIGVMFAPHHQAAADELLRVCRPGGRVGLLSWTPEGLVGQMFAAMKPFVAQPPPGVQPPPLWGREDHVRELFAGRVHGFAARRGTLDVDRFRSGAAFRDYFKSTYGPTISAYRAIAGDPDRVAALDTALAELGDRFLTRPSVMAWEYLIITAVKSEPGTRHDRS
- a CDS encoding winged helix-turn-helix transcriptional regulator, translating into MSSYQQFCPVAKAMELLDERWTMLVVRELLLGSRHFNDLRRGVPKMSPALLSKRLQTLTRAGVVERRDVGGRSSYSLTECGRELADVVDALGAWGVRWIGELGDRDLDPHLLLWDMRRTVPVDEWPRARTVLNFRLTGTPPKASSWWLVVADGQADVCDFDPGFDTTATVATSLRTLTEIWRGDVSWSEALREGAVTINAPTEVRRALPTWIGQSTLAAVPRPA
- a CDS encoding DUF3046 domain-containing protein, encoding MRLTEFHELVEGQFGAMRASSILVDHVLTDLGGRTAAQAIEDGVEPRQVWRALCADFDVPRAQW
- a CDS encoding glycosyltransferase produces the protein MRVAVVAGPDPGHAFPALALCVKFAGAGDTPTLLTGTRWLDLAHEHGVDAVELAGLDPTAVDDDADAGAKIHQRAARMAQLNRQAVADLRPDLVVSDSITVCGGLTADLLGVPWVELNTHPLYRPSKGLPPIGSGLAPGRGVRGRLRDAVLRTLSARSWRKGLRQRAEARVQIGLPAHDPGPLRRLIATLPALEVPRPDWPAEAVVVGPLHFEPTTSVLELPAGEGPVVVVAPSTATTGAGGLAELALRTLVPGRVLPAGSRVVVSQLDGLDGEVPSWAVVGLGRQDELLAVADLLICGGGHGTVAKALLAGVPMVVVPGGGDQWEIANRVVRQGSAELVRPLSADALAGAARKVLGSPRYRAAARRAGATVAEVADPVRVCHDALRGTA